In Lactuca sativa cultivar Salinas chromosome 5, Lsat_Salinas_v11, whole genome shotgun sequence, the DNA window GGAACTCATGTAGGCAAGTGTATTGTTTCGGTTTTAGAAAAACTCTCTATATAGACATATTCTCATACAACTTGAATCAACTAGTTGAAGAAGTGAAAAAACATTATCCATCAAAAGACGATATTGTTTTGTCAATAGTCTTTATCGATAAGCATGCAAAAGAACAATGTTTTATTAAACTGGATTCTGATGAAAACTTCATTGTGATGCTTAACATGTatgaggaggagaaagaagtaatAATTTATGCGACGAATGGAAAAATTACACAACAAAGGGATAAACCATCTAGTGTCGAAGATCAATTTAGTGAGGAATCGGATGATGAAAATGATTCAGACTCAAATTGTCCAAGTGAAGAAAGCTATCATAGTCGTTATAGTTCCGATAATGAATATGAGCTTCTAAATTATGATTTCAAAATCGATACATATAGAAATAAAAGTCAAGTTATGAAAGTGAATTCTAAATTTCCAAATGTGATTGCTTTTAGAAGAGCTTTAAACCACTACGCTATaacaaatgaatttcaatatGTCATTGAAAAAAGTGATTTGACACAACTTACGGCATGTTGTGAAGATAAAAAGTGTGAGTGGAGAATCCATGCTTCTCATACTCAAGATGAAGTTACTTTTGAAGTAAGTATACATTTCAAGAAATACTACATTAGTACATTTATTGACatgattattttcttaacatgattatatgtttatatgcaattTTGTAGGTTAAGAAATTTGTAGAAACTCATTCTTGTATTCGAAGCAACAAGTGTGGTAACAAACATGCAACTCAAGGATGGATAAGTGAGGTTGTAACCGACAAGCTAAAATCTGATGGTGATGTATCTCCTGCCAACCTAAAAAAGTGGCTTATGCAAATCTACAATGTTGACGTACCATATATGAGAGTCTTTAGAGGAAGAGAACAAGCTTATAGTGATATGCATGGAAAGTGGGATGACTCTTACGTACATATATATGATTTCAAACAGGAACTTGAACAAAGAAACCATGGAAGTGTTGTGGAGATTGATTTGCAGACAGTGGGTGACAAGAAACTTATCTTACGCTTTTTTATATCACTAAATGCATACTCTAAGGGGTTTCTTGCTGGTTGTCGTCCTTACATTGGGATTGATGCTTGTCATTTGAAGGGGAAATTTAATGGTGTGCTAGCCGCTGCCCCAATTATTGATGGTAATAATGGCATGTTTCCGGTAGCATATGGTGTGCTTGAGTCTAAGAATACAAAATCATGGACTTGGTTTCTTAAGTCACTACAAAAGGCAATCGGTACACCAAACGGTAACTCCTCTGATATGCAAAAAGGATTGGAAGTAGCTATTACACAAGTTTATCCTAATGTTGAGCATCGTGAGTGCATAAGACATTTATATAGCAACTTCAAGAAACACTTTAGATGTGACTATTTGATGTAATTTTTATAGTTTTAGAGGGATATACACGTAATATCAAAGTTTATAAGGATATTGAAGTAATTTTTAGAGTTTGGAAGGATATATATGAAATGTTCCCTTTATTTATAAGCTAAAACTCTACATAACCTAATTAGTATAACCATCTTTACACCTTGCTCAACCTtctaactaaactattttaacaCCTTTAAGCAACTTCGCACCAGAGCAAAAAGCCAAGCACACAAGTTTCTTCAAAA includes these proteins:
- the LOC111900721 gene encoding uncharacterized protein LOC111900721, which translates into the protein MAILLKLADETRHLWFVPLILDYHEFVSLVRSFFSISCYCCIRLILMDDEVDTLRWEIGDHSPIIEQITWKYKLKLKYVGFFRFARNSCRQVYCFGFRKTLYIDIFSYNLNQLVEEVKKHYPSKDDIVLSIVFIDKHAKEQCFIKLDSDENFIVMLNMYEEEKEVIIYATNGKITQQRDKPSSVEDQFSEESDDENDSDSNCPSEESYHSRYSSDNEYELLNYDFKIDTYRNKSQVMKVNSKFPNVIAFRRALNHYAITNEFQYVIEKSDLTQLTACCEDKKCEWRIHASHTQDEVTFEVKKFVETHSCIRSNKCGNKHATQGWISEVVTDKLKSDGDVSPANLKKWLMQIYNVDVPYMRVFRGREQAYSDMHGKWDDSYVHIYDFKQELEQRNHGSVVEIDLQTVGDKKLILRFFISLNAYSKGFLAGCRPYIGIDACHLKGKFNGVLAAAPIIDGNNGMFPVAYGVLESKNTKSWTWFLKSLQKAIGTPNGNSSDMQKGLEVAITQVYPNVEHRECIRHLYSNFKKHFRCDYLM